The proteins below come from a single Fodinicola acaciae genomic window:
- the folP gene encoding dihydropteroate synthase gives MVGVVNITTDSFSDGGRFLAARDALAHARRLRADGADIIELGPAASHPDARQLTAEQEIRRLADVLDELVAAGIPVSVDSFRPQTQRFASEHGAAYLNDIQGFPDPGRYRELAKLSCQLIVMHSVQRSGPATRVLTAAETVWTGIERFFHERLTALQAAGVDRDRLVIDPGLGYFLGRTPEPSMLALNQLSALKSRFGVPVLVSPSRKSFLRTVTGRDLDQIGPATLAAELYAACHGVGFIRTHDVAAIRDALTVFQALDAVRREPAASREGDGRFPASADS, from the coding sequence CTGGTCGGGGTCGTCAATATCACCACCGACTCGTTTTCCGACGGCGGCAGATTCCTCGCCGCGCGGGACGCGTTGGCACATGCGCGGCGGCTGCGCGCCGACGGCGCGGACATCATCGAGCTCGGCCCGGCGGCCAGTCACCCCGATGCGCGGCAGCTGACCGCCGAGCAGGAGATCCGGCGCCTGGCCGATGTCCTCGACGAGTTGGTCGCCGCCGGCATCCCGGTGTCGGTCGACTCCTTCCGGCCACAGACCCAGCGTTTCGCCAGCGAGCACGGCGCCGCGTACCTCAACGACATCCAGGGCTTTCCCGATCCGGGCCGATACCGGGAGCTGGCCAAGCTCAGCTGCCAGCTGATCGTGATGCATTCGGTGCAGCGCAGCGGACCGGCCACCCGGGTCCTGACCGCCGCCGAGACGGTGTGGACCGGCATCGAACGGTTTTTCCACGAGCGGTTGACCGCGCTGCAGGCGGCCGGTGTCGACCGGGACCGGCTGGTCATCGATCCGGGGCTCGGCTATTTCCTTGGCCGGACTCCCGAGCCGTCGATGCTGGCGCTCAACCAGCTGAGTGCGCTCAAGTCACGGTTCGGGGTGCCGGTCCTGGTCTCGCCGTCGCGCAAGTCGTTCCTGCGTACGGTCACCGGCCGCGATCTCGACCAGATCGGCCCCGCCACCCTGGCGGCGGAGCTGTATGCCGCCTGCCACGGTGTCGGCTTCATCCGCACTCACGATGTCGCCGCCATTCGCGACGCGCTCACCGTCTTCCAGGCACTGGACGCCGTACGACGGGAACCGGCCGCCTCCCGGGAGGGAGACGGCCGGTTTCCGGCTAGCGCGGACTCCTAG
- a CDS encoding M14 family zinc carboxypeptidase: MRKLGWVAATAAALVIGGGLAAARPAAAATCDTVSTTPVFAGKIPTAKQVLGFDLGSRQATGDQLNQYLAAVDRASDQLVTGTFATTATGRRLTYALVSRKKNLSPAALRQLSHDAELLRRPDLPPAVATAIQARMPAILWLSANVHGNEPAGGDAVDRIAYELTDRTDCVASRILDNAVVGLIPSQNPDGRAANTRQNAYAFDMNRDWFARTQPETQGKLDLLAKYPPQLYIDEHGMGGDGYFFPPNTDPTYHETSDASVQWINNVYGSANAAAFTAKQFAFETYQSGYDLFYQGYGDSVPTTQFGAAGMTFEVGQQASYPLQTEKHYTSGMASLFAGASQRKAILTGWHDGYVQARKQGQECALQPNKVYNPGHTVQLPVPDIKVCGYFLRTDNPAKKRDTLVVVKRLQQAGVRVYRLPKPLYVKDFTAYGRAPAATTMPAGTYWIPMDQQEKHWIQAMLNENTYVPFPYFYDVSGWSMALLSNVDGGRSGQLVKGASPVSPVTVPKLRLPSGLPRIGILSYTSSPFRPSESAGWLRWRLDKDWKIPSTVLSPSQVSPSVLSNLDALIVPDIDAKTVKTLLGDTGKKALADWTNAGGHYVGWEGGAQLAASLGLSTAVLRDPKGTAPGTLFRVRTPNSPLTAGVGATDWVMYNGDPVMTAANPATVVASYPPANSADWYVSGYQEGAEELGGTAAEISEPVGTGRVTVFAIDPNFRAFSDGSAKLLFNAITTSRGTVTPGVRAPQRLAAEQKAAQAAGELTRAPDALLAIRVRPAEAAATGQLLARHGVAYRTVSGPDSVLLVVDGGRAAPADPEPWVRALPTELRGAGVTPLAIQTT, translated from the coding sequence GTGCGAAAACTCGGATGGGTGGCCGCGACCGCGGCGGCACTGGTGATCGGCGGGGGACTGGCCGCGGCGCGACCGGCTGCGGCGGCGACGTGCGACACGGTGTCGACGACGCCGGTGTTCGCCGGGAAGATCCCGACGGCCAAACAGGTGCTCGGGTTCGATCTCGGCAGTCGGCAGGCCACCGGCGACCAGCTCAACCAGTATCTGGCCGCTGTCGACCGGGCCAGCGACCAGTTGGTCACCGGCACCTTCGCGACCACCGCGACCGGCCGGCGGCTCACGTACGCTTTGGTGTCACGCAAGAAGAATCTCTCGCCGGCCGCGCTGCGCCAGCTGAGCCACGACGCCGAGCTGCTGCGCCGGCCCGACCTGCCGCCGGCGGTCGCCACGGCCATCCAGGCGCGGATGCCGGCGATCCTCTGGCTGTCGGCCAACGTGCACGGCAACGAGCCGGCCGGCGGCGACGCGGTGGACCGGATCGCGTACGAGCTGACCGACCGCACCGACTGCGTCGCGAGCCGCATCCTGGACAACGCCGTCGTCGGCCTGATCCCGTCGCAGAACCCGGACGGTCGGGCCGCCAACACCCGGCAGAACGCCTACGCCTTCGACATGAACCGCGACTGGTTCGCCCGTACGCAGCCGGAAACCCAGGGCAAGCTCGACCTGCTGGCGAAATACCCGCCGCAGCTCTACATCGACGAGCACGGCATGGGTGGCGACGGTTATTTCTTCCCGCCGAACACCGATCCGACCTACCACGAGACCTCGGACGCGTCGGTGCAGTGGATCAACAACGTGTACGGCTCCGCCAACGCCGCCGCTTTCACGGCCAAGCAGTTCGCCTTCGAGACCTACCAGTCCGGCTATGACCTTTTCTATCAGGGTTACGGCGACAGCGTGCCGACCACGCAGTTCGGCGCCGCCGGGATGACCTTCGAGGTCGGCCAGCAGGCCAGTTATCCGCTGCAGACCGAAAAACACTACACCTCCGGCATGGCGTCGCTGTTCGCCGGCGCGAGCCAGCGAAAGGCGATCCTGACCGGCTGGCACGACGGCTATGTGCAGGCGCGAAAACAGGGCCAGGAGTGCGCGCTGCAGCCGAACAAGGTCTACAACCCGGGCCACACCGTGCAGCTGCCGGTGCCGGACATCAAGGTCTGCGGCTATTTCCTGCGCACCGACAATCCGGCGAAGAAGCGCGACACGCTGGTCGTGGTCAAGCGCCTCCAGCAGGCCGGTGTTCGCGTCTATCGGCTGCCGAAACCGTTGTATGTCAAGGACTTCACCGCGTACGGCCGGGCACCGGCGGCGACCACCATGCCGGCCGGGACGTACTGGATCCCGATGGACCAGCAGGAAAAGCACTGGATCCAGGCGATGCTCAACGAGAACACCTACGTGCCTTTCCCGTACTTTTACGACGTCTCCGGCTGGAGCATGGCCCTGTTGTCCAATGTGGACGGTGGCCGTTCCGGCCAGCTGGTGAAAGGCGCGTCGCCGGTCTCGCCGGTGACGGTGCCCAAGCTGCGGCTGCCATCCGGCCTGCCGCGGATCGGCATCCTTTCCTACACCTCCAGTCCGTTCCGGCCGTCGGAGAGCGCCGGCTGGCTGCGCTGGCGGCTGGACAAGGATTGGAAGATCCCCTCGACGGTTCTCAGCCCGAGTCAGGTCAGCCCGTCCGTGCTGTCCAACCTCGACGCCCTGATCGTGCCGGACATCGACGCGAAGACAGTGAAAACTCTGCTCGGTGACACCGGGAAGAAAGCGTTGGCCGACTGGACCAACGCCGGCGGCCACTACGTCGGCTGGGAAGGCGGCGCACAACTCGCGGCGAGCCTCGGCCTGTCCACCGCGGTCCTGCGCGACCCGAAAGGCACCGCGCCGGGCACGCTTTTCCGCGTACGCACGCCGAACTCGCCGCTGACCGCCGGTGTCGGCGCGACCGACTGGGTGATGTACAACGGCGATCCGGTGATGACCGCGGCCAACCCGGCGACCGTGGTGGCCAGCTATCCGCCGGCGAACTCCGCCGACTGGTATGTCTCCGGCTATCAGGAAGGCGCCGAAGAGCTCGGCGGCACCGCGGCCGAGATCAGCGAGCCGGTCGGCACCGGCCGGGTCACGGTTTTCGCGATCGACCCGAACTTCCGCGCGTTTTCCGACGGCAGCGCCAAGCTGCTCTTCAACGCCATCACCACGTCGCGCGGCACGGTGACGCCAGGCGTACGCGCGCCGCAGCGGCTGGCCGCCGAGCAGAAGGCCGCGCAGGCGGCCGGCGAGCTCACCCGGGCGCCGGACGCGCTCCTGGCCATCCGCGTGCGGCCGGCCGAGGCGGCAGCAACCGGCCAGCTGCTGGCCAGGCACGGTGTCGCCTACCGTACGGTTTCCGGACCCGACTCGGTGTTGCTCGTGGTCGACGGCGGCCGCGCGGCTCCGGCCGATCCCGAGCCGTGGGTCCGTGCGTTGCCGACCGAGCTTCGCGGCGCCGGAGTCACGCCGTTGGCGATCCAAACGACGTAA
- a CDS encoding DUF4190 domain-containing protein, which yields MTQPPGDNRPDDQQGGQPAGGGFSTPQYSTPNYDTPSYDPGSYDPGQSAEPPSLQKNDQPQQDPTSPWADPGAPPPSGYDQPQAQPNGYSTYSDQGYGATPSSGTGYPASGAGYGQPASGPGYGAPASGPGYGAPASGGGYGAPASGPGYGQPASGGGYGQPGYGQPGYGQPGTGYPAPKQTDGMAIAAMCTGIGAIVLGTLFTCCHFLIGGPIGIVVGGAAAVLGFMSRSRIQQSNGTIGGDGMALAGLICGIVAAVIGLVVVILGVLGLAYLFSASRYTG from the coding sequence ATGACCCAACCGCCGGGAGACAACCGTCCGGACGACCAGCAGGGCGGCCAGCCGGCTGGTGGCGGCTTCTCCACCCCGCAGTACTCCACCCCCAACTACGACACCCCGTCGTACGACCCCGGTTCGTACGACCCGGGCCAGAGCGCCGAGCCGCCGTCGCTGCAGAAGAACGACCAGCCGCAGCAGGACCCGACCTCGCCGTGGGCCGATCCCGGCGCACCGCCGCCGAGCGGCTACGACCAGCCGCAGGCCCAGCCCAACGGCTACAGCACCTACTCGGACCAGGGCTACGGCGCCACGCCGTCCTCGGGCACCGGCTATCCGGCGTCCGGCGCGGGCTACGGCCAGCCGGCCTCCGGTCCCGGTTACGGCGCGCCGGCCTCCGGTCCCGGCTATGGCGCACCTGCCTCCGGCGGCGGCTACGGCGCACCGGCGTCGGGGCCCGGCTATGGTCAGCCCGCGTCCGGCGGTGGCTACGGCCAGCCGGGTTATGGCCAGCCTGGTTACGGTCAGCCGGGCACCGGCTATCCGGCGCCCAAGCAGACCGACGGGATGGCCATCGCCGCGATGTGCACCGGCATCGGCGCCATCGTCCTCGGCACGCTCTTCACCTGCTGCCACTTCCTGATCGGCGGACCGATCGGCATCGTCGTCGGTGGAGCGGCCGCCGTGCTGGGATTCATGTCACGGTCGCGGATCCAGCAGTCCAACGGCACGATCGGCGGCGACGGCATGGCCCTGGCCGGCCTGATCTGCGGCATCGTCGCGGCGGTCATCGGCCTGGTGGTCGTGATCCTCGGCGTCCTCGGTCTCGCCTACCTGTTCTCGGCCAGCCGCTACACCGGCTGA
- the rpsL gene encoding 30S ribosomal protein S12, whose amino-acid sequence MPTIQQLVRKGRQDKVEKSKTPALKDGPQRRGVCTRVYTTTPKKPNSALRKVARVRLTSQIEVTAYIPGVGHNLQEHSMVLVRGGRVKDLPGVRYKIVRGSLDTQGVRGRKQARSKYGAKKEKS is encoded by the coding sequence GTGCCCACGATCCAGCAGCTGGTCCGCAAGGGCCGCCAGGACAAGGTCGAGAAGAGCAAGACCCCGGCGCTCAAGGACGGGCCGCAGCGTCGTGGCGTGTGCACTCGCGTGTACACCACCACGCCGAAGAAGCCCAACTCGGCGCTGCGCAAGGTGGCCCGTGTCCGGCTGACCAGTCAGATCGAGGTCACCGCGTACATCCCCGGCGTCGGCCACAACCTGCAGGAGCACTCGATGGTGCTGGTGCGTGGTGGCCGGGTGAAGGACCTGCCGGGTGTGCGTTACAAGATCGTCCGCGGCTCGCTGGACACCCAGGGCGTACGCGGCCGCAAGCAGGCTCGCAGCAAGTACGGCGCGAAGAAGGAGAAGAGCTGA
- the rpsG gene encoding 30S ribosomal protein S7 has product MPRKGPAPKHPVVVDPVYGSPLVTSLINKVLLSGKRSVAERIVYGALEGAREKTGADPVITLKRALDNVKPTLEVKSRRVGGATYQVPIEVRPSRSTTLALRWIITYSRARREKTMTERLMNELLDASNGLGASVKRREDTHKMAESNKAFAHYRW; this is encoded by the coding sequence ATGCCCCGCAAGGGTCCCGCCCCCAAGCACCCGGTCGTCGTCGACCCGGTGTACGGCTCCCCGCTGGTCACCAGCCTGATCAACAAGGTCCTGCTGTCCGGCAAGCGCTCGGTCGCCGAGCGGATCGTGTACGGCGCGCTGGAAGGCGCTCGCGAGAAGACCGGCGCCGACCCGGTGATCACGCTCAAGCGTGCGCTGGACAACGTGAAGCCGACCCTCGAGGTGAAGAGCCGCCGCGTCGGTGGCGCCACCTACCAGGTGCCGATCGAGGTGCGGCCGAGCCGGTCCACCACGCTGGCGCTGCGCTGGATCATCACCTACAGCCGGGCTCGCCGCGAGAAGACGATGACCGAGCGGCTGATGAACGAGCTGCTGGACGCCAGCAACGGTCTGGGTGCGAGCGTGAAGCGCCGCGAGGACACCCACAAGATGGCCGAATCCAACAAGGCTTTCGCGCACTACCGCTGGTAG
- the fusA gene encoding elongation factor G translates to MAHIDAGKTTTTERILFYTGINYKIGEVHDGAATMDWMEQEQERGITITSAATKVAWKDHTIQIIDTPGHVDFTVEVERNLRVLDGAIAVYDGVAGVEPQTENVWRQADKYNVPRMCFVNKLDRTGADFFRCVQMMIDRLGSTPLVLQLPIGLEGDHIGVVDLVEQRALTWRGETKKGEDYAVEQIPADLVEQAAEWREKLLETLAENDETVMEAYLGGEELSVADIKAAVRRLTLASAANPVLCGSAFKNKGVQPLLDAVVDYLPSPLDVGAVHGTLTDGETPAERQPAESEPFSALAFKIQTDPHLGKLTYVRIYSGRVEVGNQVINSTKDRKERIGKIYQMHANKREERGFAGAGEIIAVAGLKQTTTGDTLCDAANPVILESMTFPDPVISVAIEPKTKSDQEKLSIAIQKLAEEDPTFKVHNDEETGQTIIEGMGELHLEVLVDRMRREFKVEANVGKPQVAYRETIRKTVEKVEYTHKKQTGGSGQFAKVLISIEPLDVSGDGPTYEFENKVTGGRIPKEYIPSVDAGAQDAMQYGILAGYPLVGIKLTLLDGAYHEVDSSEMAFKIAGSMVLKDAARKASPALLEPLMAVEVTTPEENMGDVIGDLNSRRGVIQAMEERGGARVVRAQVPLSEMFGYVGDLRSKTQGRANYSMQFDSYGEVPANVAKEIIAKATGE, encoded by the coding sequence ATGGCGCATATCGACGCGGGCAAGACCACGACCACCGAGCGGATCCTGTTCTACACCGGCATCAACTACAAGATCGGTGAGGTCCACGATGGCGCCGCCACGATGGACTGGATGGAGCAGGAGCAGGAGCGCGGCATCACCATCACTTCCGCGGCGACCAAGGTCGCCTGGAAGGACCACACGATCCAGATCATCGACACCCCCGGACACGTCGACTTCACCGTCGAGGTGGAGCGCAACCTGCGGGTGCTCGACGGCGCGATCGCGGTGTACGACGGTGTCGCCGGCGTGGAACCGCAGACCGAGAACGTCTGGCGGCAGGCGGACAAGTACAACGTGCCGCGGATGTGCTTCGTCAACAAGCTGGACCGTACGGGTGCGGACTTCTTCCGTTGCGTCCAGATGATGATCGACCGGCTCGGTTCCACCCCGCTGGTGCTGCAGCTGCCGATCGGCCTGGAAGGCGACCACATCGGTGTCGTCGACCTGGTCGAGCAGCGCGCGCTGACCTGGCGTGGTGAGACCAAGAAGGGCGAGGACTACGCGGTCGAGCAGATCCCGGCCGACCTCGTCGAGCAGGCCGCCGAATGGCGGGAGAAGCTGCTGGAGACGCTGGCCGAGAACGACGAGACGGTCATGGAGGCCTACCTCGGCGGCGAGGAGCTGTCGGTGGCCGACATCAAGGCGGCCGTACGCCGGCTGACGCTGGCCAGCGCCGCCAACCCGGTGCTGTGTGGCTCCGCGTTCAAGAACAAGGGCGTCCAGCCGCTGCTCGACGCGGTCGTTGACTATCTGCCCAGCCCGCTCGACGTCGGCGCCGTGCACGGCACGCTGACCGACGGCGAGACGCCGGCGGAGCGCCAGCCGGCCGAGAGCGAGCCGTTCTCCGCGCTGGCCTTCAAGATCCAGACCGACCCGCACCTGGGCAAGCTGACCTACGTGCGGATCTACTCGGGCCGGGTCGAGGTCGGCAACCAGGTCATCAACTCGACCAAGGACCGCAAGGAGCGGATCGGCAAGATCTACCAGATGCACGCGAACAAGCGCGAGGAGCGCGGGTTCGCGGGTGCTGGCGAGATCATCGCGGTGGCCGGACTGAAGCAGACCACCACTGGCGACACGCTCTGCGACGCCGCCAACCCGGTGATCCTGGAGTCGATGACCTTCCCGGACCCGGTGATCTCGGTGGCCATCGAGCCGAAGACCAAGAGCGACCAGGAGAAGCTCTCGATCGCGATCCAGAAGCTCGCCGAAGAGGACCCGACGTTCAAGGTCCACAACGACGAGGAGACCGGTCAGACGATCATCGAGGGCATGGGCGAGCTGCACCTGGAGGTGCTGGTCGACCGGATGCGCCGCGAGTTCAAGGTCGAGGCCAACGTCGGCAAGCCGCAGGTCGCCTACCGGGAGACCATCCGCAAGACGGTCGAGAAGGTCGAGTACACGCACAAGAAGCAGACGGGTGGCTCCGGCCAGTTCGCCAAGGTGCTGATCTCGATCGAGCCGCTGGACGTCAGCGGCGACGGTCCGACGTACGAGTTCGAGAACAAGGTCACCGGTGGCCGGATCCCGAAGGAGTACATCCCGTCGGTGGACGCCGGCGCGCAGGACGCCATGCAGTACGGCATCCTGGCCGGCTATCCGCTGGTCGGCATCAAGCTGACGCTGCTCGACGGTGCCTACCACGAGGTCGACTCGTCCGAGATGGCGTTCAAGATCGCCGGCTCGATGGTGCTGAAGGACGCGGCCCGCAAGGCCAGCCCGGCCCTGCTGGAGCCGCTGATGGCGGTCGAGGTCACCACGCCCGAGGAGAACATGGGCGACGTGATCGGCGACCTGAACTCCCGCCGTGGCGTGATCCAGGCCATGGAGGAGCGGGGTGGCGCCCGTGTCGTCAGGGCACAGGTGCCGCTGAGCGAGATGTTCGGGTATGTCGGCGACCTGCGTTCCAAGACGCAGGGCCGGGCCAACTACTCGATGCAGTTCGACTCGTACGGCGAGGTTCCGGCGAACGTCGCCAAGGAAATTATCGCCAAGGCGACCGGAGAGTGA
- the tuf gene encoding elongation factor Tu, with protein MAKAKFERTKPHVNIGTIGHIDHGKTTLTAAITKVLHDKYPEINPFTPFDQIDKAPEERQRGITISIAHVEYQTEKRHYAHVDCPGHADYIKNMITGAAQMDGAILVVSATDGPMPQTREHVILARQVNVPYIVVALNKADMVDDEEILELVELEVRELLTSQEFPGDDVPVVRVSALKALEGDAEWSEKLMELMDAVDESVAEPERDTEKPFLMPIEDVFTITGRGTVVTGRVERGVLKVNETVDIVGIREAKQSTTVTSVEMFRKILDEARAGENVALLLRGIKREDVERGQVVIKPGTTTPHTEFEGRVYILSKDEGGRHTPFFNNYRPQFYFRTTDVTGVVTLPEGTEMVMPGDDTNMTVQLIQPVAMEEGLRFAIREGGRTVGAGQVTKIIK; from the coding sequence GTGGCGAAGGCCAAGTTCGAGCGGACCAAGCCGCACGTCAACATCGGCACCATCGGTCACATCGACCATGGCAAGACCACGCTGACCGCGGCCATCACCAAGGTCCTGCACGACAAATATCCCGAGATCAACCCCTTCACGCCGTTCGACCAGATCGACAAGGCGCCGGAGGAGCGGCAGCGCGGCATCACGATCTCGATCGCGCACGTCGAGTACCAGACCGAGAAGCGGCACTACGCGCACGTCGACTGCCCCGGTCACGCCGACTACATCAAGAACATGATCACCGGTGCCGCCCAGATGGACGGCGCGATCCTGGTCGTGTCGGCCACCGACGGCCCGATGCCGCAGACCCGTGAGCACGTCATCCTGGCCCGCCAGGTCAACGTGCCCTACATCGTGGTCGCGCTGAACAAGGCCGACATGGTCGACGACGAGGAGATCCTGGAGCTCGTCGAGCTGGAGGTCCGCGAGCTGCTGACCTCGCAGGAGTTCCCCGGCGACGACGTGCCGGTCGTACGCGTCTCCGCGCTGAAGGCGCTGGAAGGCGACGCCGAGTGGAGCGAGAAGCTCATGGAGCTCATGGACGCGGTCGACGAGTCCGTGGCCGAGCCGGAGCGCGACACCGAGAAGCCGTTCCTGATGCCGATCGAGGACGTCTTCACCATCACCGGTCGTGGCACCGTCGTCACCGGTCGTGTCGAGCGCGGTGTGCTGAAGGTCAACGAGACCGTCGACATCGTCGGCATCCGTGAGGCCAAGCAGTCCACTACGGTCACCAGCGTCGAGATGTTCCGCAAGATCCTCGACGAGGCGCGCGCCGGTGAGAACGTGGCGCTGCTGCTGCGTGGCATCAAGCGTGAGGATGTGGAGCGCGGCCAGGTCGTCATCAAGCCGGGCACCACCACCCCGCACACCGAGTTCGAGGGCCGGGTCTACATCCTGTCCAAGGACGAGGGTGGCCGGCACACGCCGTTCTTCAACAACTACCGGCCGCAGTTCTACTTCCGCACGACGGACGTGACCGGCGTCGTGACCCTCCCCGAGGGCACCGAGATGGTCATGCCGGGTGACGACACCAACATGACGGTCCAGCTGATCCAGCCGGTCGCCATGGAGGAGGGCCTGCGGTTCGCCATCCGCGAGGGTGGCCGCACCGTCGGCGCCGGCCAGGTCACCAAGATCATCAAGTAG
- the rpsJ gene encoding 30S ribosomal protein S10 has translation MAGQKIRIRLKAYDHEVIDSSARKIVDTVTRTGASVAGPVPLPTEKNVYCVIRSPHKDKDSREHFEMRTHKRLIDILDPTPKTVDSLMRLDLPAGVDIEIKL, from the coding sequence ATGGCGGGACAGAAGATCCGCATCCGGCTCAAGGCCTACGACCACGAGGTCATCGACTCGTCGGCGCGCAAGATCGTCGACACGGTGACGCGTACCGGTGCGTCGGTCGCGGGCCCGGTGCCGCTGCCAACCGAGAAGAACGTGTACTGCGTGATCCGCTCTCCGCACAAGGACAAGGACTCGCGCGAACACTTCGAGATGCGTACGCACAAGCGGCTCATCGACATCCTCGACCCGACTCCGAAGACGGTCGACTCGCTCATGCGGCTGGACCTGCCGGCCGGCGTCGACATCGAGATCAAGCTGTAG
- the rplC gene encoding 50S ribosomal protein L3, protein MEKQVTGILGAKLGMTQVFDENSRIVPVTVVQAGPNVVTQIRTPDTDGYNAVQLAFGAIDPRKVNKPQAGHFGKAGVAPRRHVVELRTTDASSYEVGQELTAEVFEAGVKVDVVGTSKGKGTAGVMKRHGFRGLGAGHGTQRKHRAPGSIGGCATPGRVFKGLRMAGRMGNVKTTTTNLTVHAVDAEKGLLLIKGAIPGPNGGLVLVKSAAKGGVAK, encoded by the coding sequence ATGGAAAAGCAAGTGACGGGCATCCTGGGTGCGAAGCTCGGCATGACCCAGGTCTTCGACGAGAACAGCCGGATCGTGCCGGTGACCGTCGTGCAGGCCGGGCCCAACGTCGTGACGCAGATCCGGACGCCGGACACCGACGGCTACAACGCCGTCCAGCTGGCGTTCGGCGCCATCGACCCGCGCAAGGTCAACAAGCCGCAGGCCGGACACTTCGGCAAGGCTGGAGTGGCGCCGCGGCGGCACGTGGTCGAGCTGCGCACCACCGACGCCAGCTCGTACGAGGTCGGCCAGGAGCTGACCGCCGAGGTCTTCGAGGCCGGCGTGAAGGTCGACGTCGTCGGCACCAGCAAGGGCAAGGGCACCGCCGGTGTCATGAAGCGGCACGGCTTCCGCGGTCTCGGCGCCGGTCACGGCACGCAGCGCAAGCACCGTGCTCCCGGCTCCATCGGTGGCTGCGCCACGCCGGGCCGGGTCTTCAAGGGCCTGCGGATGGCCGGCCGGATGGGCAACGTGAAGACGACCACCACCAACCTGACCGTGCACGCGGTGGACGCCGAGAAGGGCCTGCTGCTGATCAAGGGCGCGATCCCCGGCCCGAACGGCGGCCTGGTGCTGGTCAAGAGCGCCGCGAAGGGTGGTGTCGCGAAATGA
- the rplD gene encoding 50S ribosomal protein L4, with product MSALTVNVLTAEGSASGSVELPAELFDVQANIPLMHQVVVAQLAAARQGTHATKTRGQVSGGGAKPYRQKGTGRARQGSTRAPQFTGGGVVHGPQPRSYAKKTPKKMKAAALRGALSDRARDGRIHVVEALVTGEKPSTKTALATLKAVTEAKRVLVVLERDDELTLLSLRNVPTVHLLFADQLNTYDVLVNDDVVFTAAALTSFVGGDLELAPATEPAKKTSVEKDDADAKPAAKKTAKKKADAAEEGEK from the coding sequence ATGAGCGCACTGACCGTGAACGTGCTGACCGCGGAGGGTTCGGCCTCCGGCAGCGTCGAGCTGCCGGCTGAGCTGTTCGACGTGCAGGCCAACATCCCGTTGATGCACCAGGTCGTGGTGGCCCAGCTGGCCGCCGCGCGCCAGGGGACGCACGCGACCAAGACCCGCGGCCAGGTGTCCGGTGGCGGCGCGAAGCCGTACCGGCAGAAGGGCACCGGCCGGGCCCGCCAGGGCTCGACCCGCGCGCCGCAGTTCACCGGCGGTGGCGTCGTGCACGGCCCGCAGCCGCGGTCGTACGCGAAGAAGACCCCGAAGAAGATGAAGGCCGCCGCGCTGCGCGGCGCGCTCTCCGACCGGGCCCGTGACGGCCGCATCCACGTGGTCGAGGCGCTGGTCACCGGTGAGAAGCCGTCGACCAAGACCGCGTTGGCCACGCTGAAGGCGGTCACCGAGGCCAAGCGCGTGCTGGTCGTCCTGGAGCGTGACGACGAGCTGACGTTGCTGAGCCTGCGCAACGTGCCGACCGTGCACCTGCTGTTCGCCGACCAGCTCAACACCTACGACGTGCTGGTCAACGACGACGTGGTGTTCACCGCCGCAGCGCTGACCAGCTTCGTCGGCGGCGACCTGGAGCTGGCGCCGGCCACCGAGCCGGCGAAGAAGACCTCGGTCGAGAAGGACGACGCCGACGCCAAGCCGGCCGCCAAGAAGACCGCGAAGAAGAAGGCCGACGCCGCGGAGGAGGGTGAGAAATGA
- the rplW gene encoding 50S ribosomal protein L23, with translation MSANPRDILIKPVISEKSYSLLDEGKYTFEVAPHANKTEIKIAVQQVFGVKVLNVNTLNRPGKRKRMVFGRNGHTTTIFGHRKETKRAVVTLAPGERIEIFGGPVG, from the coding sequence ATGAGCGCCAACCCGCGCGACATCCTGATCAAGCCGGTCATCTCGGAGAAGAGCTACAGCCTGTTGGACGAGGGCAAGTACACCTTCGAGGTGGCGCCGCACGCCAACAAGACCGAGATCAAGATCGCCGTACAGCAGGTCTTCGGCGTGAAGGTCCTCAACGTCAACACGCTCAACCGGCCCGGCAAGCGCAAGCGGATGGTGTTCGGCCGCAACGGCCACACGACCACGATCTTCGGTCACCGCAAGGAGACCAAGCGCGCGGTGGTCACCCTCGCACCAGGCGAGCGCATCGAGATCTTCGGCGGTCCGGTCGGCTGA